Within the Zea mays cultivar B73 chromosome 10, Zm-B73-REFERENCE-NAM-5.0, whole genome shotgun sequence genome, the region AGAACTTGGTCATCATGATCCGCGAATACGAGTAATATGGCTCATGTATGACTCCGAGCATCCAGAAATGAAGCTCCACCAATCTGTCCCGCGTGAAGCGCATATCTATATGTGATTGGAAATCCTTCCACCATCTATATATACATTAGTGAGTAAAATCTCTATTTTTATTACTACCCTccattctcgaatatttgtcgttcgCTAGtatatttttgaactaaaccacGACAATAAAAAAAACGGGAGGGAGTACTATTTAAATTTAGTGGGTTTAGCAAACCCGTCAACATTAATTATTACTGTTTGTTAATAATAATCAAGCAAACATCAGTGTGACGACGATACTGTGATGCGTAGTTTGCTTACACTGTAAGTTCTTTCAGTTCATCACAGTAGATAGCTTGCGAGATGTTGTAGTCCAGCTTGGCGAACTCTAGTATGGTCCCATCTCGCCCGCCCTTCTTCTCGTACGCGGAGATGTAGCGCCTCGCCTCCACTCGCTTCACCCGCCTGAACCGAGGCGTCTCCAAAGCGCACCTCACCTCCTCGGCAAGCTCTGGCTCCAGGTTCTTCTCCTCCAGCAGGGATTGCAGGCGGCTCTTGCTCCAAGCGATGATGTCGTCAAGAATCTCCTCCCCGTGAGTTCTCGTATGAGCAGCGTCATACAGCATGAGCAAGCAGCTGGCATCGTCGCTCGAGACGCTCCCGCGCTCGTCCCTGAATTTCTCGAACACATCTGTGTCGCTCGTCCACGTACTATTTGAACATTCATTCATTCAAAGTTTAAAGGAAGGAACTGTGTTTTGCCTTCGTATTACCTGAAGAGGTTGTATACCCATGCTTCCTGAGCAAGTAGAACCGCAGCGAGGTGAGGTAGAGATCGTCGGAGCCGCCTCCATCCTTGTCGCCGTCGTCGTAGACAGAGCGAAGCAACTGGTCGATCTCCTCGTAGTAGCGGTAGTCCACCCCGAGACGCTGCAGCGTGTCCACAAGCTCCAACTTCCGAAGCAGGTTGGAGGAGGCCATTGTTTCCTGTATGATCTGCCTCACCTGTTGCTCCTTGACCTTTGCCCTCTCCTTCATCGACAAGAGCTGCGACAGAACAAGACGTTGAAAGTAGATGCGGCCACCCCATGACGTAGACAGAGCAGCATGTATGTATGTATTTACCTGTGACGGAGTGCATGGGgtgtggtggaggaagaagtcaCCCCATGGGCTCGGGGTGTAGGTCCGTGGCTTGCGCTGCGGCGCCTGTGGCTGTGAAGCCAGAGGGACGGGGACGCTGGTGGTCATCTCTGTTCTGTTCTCTGGACGGTTAGCTGCTGGTGCCGAAGCAGAGGATGGGCTCTATAGAGCTCGGTCCATCTGCTGGCTTTATATAGATCGGGTTTTTTTTGAGTTGGTGTCCTTAGTTTTGCTGATGTCTTTATTTTTATCcttatttatatttttttattagtTTTGTTCTTCCAGTCTATGAAATAGAAGAGTAAAACTAAGAAAAAAATACGGCTTAGGGTAGAAATGAGGAAGGTCGCAAAACTAAGGGTACGAAATTAAATTTGTAAAGTTGTTTATGGTCTCATGCCGCCTGATGCTATAGCTAGTGTTGGGGGTCTTCCTCTTTCGAAGGCTCAGGCTAGAATGAAGAAACAAGCAGATCAACATCGTTCTGAGCGTTCCTTTGCAATTGGGGATTGAGTATACTTAAAACTACAGCCCTATGCTCAATCATCTGTGATGTCGCGAGCTCACCACAAGCTGAGTTTCAAGTACATACACCCATTGGTTCGTGTCTCACAATTGAAGCTTGCTGCTGATTTTAAAGGAACAGCTTCCCAACGCTTCGGGCGTCACTTCCAGAGCGCCGTGTGCCAATTCGTGTGCTGCAAACTCGTGACCTGTCCAAGAGTAACCGTCTGGTGCAGCAAGTCCTGGTGGAATGGTCTGGGCTTCCACTTGAACTTGCAACATGGGAGGACCAGGAGGCGCTTCGTCAGTGCTTTCCATTTGCATCTGCTTGGGGAACCGAGGAGTGTCACCAACCAGGGAGACGTGGCTGAGATAGGGACATCATACAAGCAAGATGGTGCGACTCCGGATGAGATACATCACACAGCAAAGCAGACTCGTCCCGTCCGTCGTCCTTACAGGCGTGTGTGTGGGCGGCGTGTGTGTGGGCCTGACTGGCTGTAGTGTGTGATTGCGGCCTCCTGGTGGCTGGTACTATCTAGAAACAGAACTCTGATAATCGAGTCCTATCCTACCTGCCTCCCTTATCCCCTCTACTGCTCCTTCCTACCTACGCTAATATATTAGGGCATatacagtggtgtttaatgtaggggctcttaaggtgttttaggggggttatttgcaaaataatcttagagccgtctctccgtgaagagacgcctctggctcgtaaaccaagtaacaacagacgcctcacttcccactgtacgaatttgtcgtctgttctatcgatctgatgctatacaaatacatttaattctgtatttattaatagactacgtttatagatactccattgtacaataaagtctcttagttgtctcctgtgcttggagaaccgttttggtgtctctccactgtacatgcccttaggctaactaacaaatcatttTCGTTGCAACAGCGTGTGAATGCGAGCGCGGAGAGAGCATGGTGACGAGAGAGAATGCATACATATAGGCCATGGAAGGAACTGGTCCTTTTTTATGCGGCTGCATTCAGGCACGTGACGTGACCCCAACCATGCGTGTTTTTCCTTTTTCGCTCGTGATACGAGATTCGCTGGACTCAGACTAATAGTCCGTAGTCCGTTCGGTTATATGGGTACCGTGTTCTGAAACTATTTTATCTAAATTGTTTCACTAATTTATATAAGATTTGATCTGTTGAAATGATTTCAGGTGCTTTTCAGACCAAACGAACAGGCTTTAGACTATTAGCTCTAGGCTAGACTATTAGCTCTAATGTATTTAAACTGGATCTGAGTAAATTACAACCAAATATAGAAGAAAAAAAACGTGCAGGTCACCAGCCTGGCGTTGGGAAGCGTGTCCTAATCTAAGGTGATCGTGAGACATAAGAATCAGACGAGGGAACATGCATGCCGAGGACCACGTTGGGAGTTATCCAGCATGCATGCAGAGTGCATATGTGCAGCACGTCTTTTGCTGACAAAAAGCTTGGTTTTAGGGATGAAAAACGGTCGAAAAAACTGCTCTCTTATTTTCGTTACCATATTTTGTTACTAAAAACTGGAGCAGAAGCGGTATAGCCAGAAACGGAAACGGTTGTGGGATATACACGGTTACACGAAAACGGATTAAAACGAACGGTAACCGGAAACTTTGTCCAGAACATGTAATATTAAACATCACTCAGCAAACTATAATATTAAGAGTTTAGGACACTATAAATCACAACTTCACAAGTTTAAAAGTTGGCACAAAAATATATGTTTTTTAAAGATCAACAGCTTGCGCAAATGCAACACTTTTTTCGTCAACATTCTTCAATCATGAATCCCAAACTTGTGGATACATAAGACAAGGAGTACCCTATGTGGTTGTAAGATGCTAACATGACTGTTGGTGTTTCGTACCTCCCTCCGACAACTAAATTTATTGTGGGTGTTCCGGGCTCCGGAGGGTGTGCGTGGAGAGCGCAAAATTTATACTGGTTCAGGCAGACGTCCCTATATCTAGTCAACGGTGGCTTATGTTACCGGCACCATTGATAATCAAACTCGTAGTAGGGTTACAAGCAGtcaagagagggaggagaggctctcATATATCTTATTGGGGAGGACGTGGAGCTTAGAAGCTGCAAGATGGAGacctagctaagtcttggcttggcggGGCTCTGGCCTCCTGGTCCTCGTTGGTGCTCCTCCTCTTGTTCGTTCTTGTTGGTTCGTCTCCGTCTAAAGGTGTTTGGTCGCCTCCCTGTGTGATCCCTCTCCATTCATCCCTCTGACCTGAGGCGACCCTCTCCCTTTTATAGGTTGGAAGAGGGGTCGGCCAGCGGTAGCTTCTCTAGGAAGGAGCCGTAAGGCAGTGGTAAAACTAGTGTTTTACCTCGGGTAAGTCTACGCGTACTCGTGGGGTCCGGGGCTGTCTGGCTGTCGCGTATTTATCGTAGCGGATGACGTAGGGACAACGATGGTCCCAGGCGCCATCATTTTGGCTATGATGAACCCTGGCTTTCATAGCCTGGGGCTCGGCACAGCCCATCGTGTAGTTCCCTGTGGGAGGTCTTCGCACTCAGGCCTAGTCCGATAGGCCATAAGTGCACCGCGGGCCGAGGGGCGCGCGGGCTATTAATGTGCCGCAGTCCGAGGGCTCGTAGGTTAGGCCTGAGGGGTCCGTAGGTCTTGAGTGGGAAGCGGACAGGCGCCCACGCTGTGGCTCGGTGCTAGGCGTGGTTAATATGGCCAGTCATTTATGGCAGGTCAGTTCAGGGCCGGGTgaggatccactcgagtggtaCCCTTCCAACACGCCCGTCCTCCCATGTCAGGCTCCGCCATGCCCAGCCCTAGGCTCGGTGCCACGGGATTCGACCGGGGGCGAGTCCTCCTAGGGTTGGCGTACCTGCCTCTTCAGACTGACTAACGGGCCCCAGCGATCAAGAGCTCTTTCCTCAGTGCGCTCACTGATCGGTGGGCCCTAGGGTCCAGGGATCATTTCCCTGATAGTAGCCTCCGAGTCCTCGAGGGGAGAGTGTTTCCCTTCGAGGGCTGATAACGACACTACTAgagatatgcttatttaagacgcATGTTTTAAGACGGATATCAGTGCATTTTATAAAAGTGTCTTTTATCATATAGTGATGAGTAAGGTAAGACGGTTTGTTAGAGATCTGTCTTTAATAAAGTAGTGTTTTGAGACTGCTATATTGTAagaaatgtcttatattgatttaagacaGACTGTTATTAaaaaaccatctcaaataaatatacattttgagtcattaagattgcaagaattgtcttagattttggttagtatattagacactttTGTATaagaaactgaaagggaattaggcttacacctagttcctaaataattttggtggttgaattgcccaacacaaataattggactaactagtttgcccaagtgtgtagattatacaggtgtaaaaggttcaccctcagccaataaaaagaccaagttttggattcaataaaggagcaaaggggcaaccgaaggcacccctggtctggcgcaccggactgtccggtgtgccaccggacagtgaacagtacttgtccggtgcaccaggggactcagactcaaactcgccaccttcgggaatttccagggcgactcggctataattcaccggactgtccggtgtacaccggacagtgtccggtgtgccaagggaggtcggcctcagaaactcgccagcttcgggaaacgccaacggctagtccactaaaattcaccggactgtccggtgtgcaccggactgtccggtgcgcctccggagcaacggtcttctccgcgccaacggctctctgccgcgcatttaatgcgcgctctgcgcgcgcaggagtcagaatcgcccatgctggcacaccggacagcaaacagtacctgtccggtgtgcaccggacacccaggcgggcccacaagtcagaagctccaacggtcagaatccaacggcagtgatgacgtggcagggggcaccggactgtccggtgtgcaccggactgtccggtgcgccatcgaacagacagtcttccaacggccacatttggtggttggggctataaataccccaaccaccccaccattcattacatccaagtcttccacttctcaaccacttacaagagctaggcattcaattctagacacacccaaagagatcaaatcctctccaattccacacaaaccctaagtgactagtgagagtgatttgccgtgttcatttgagctcttgcgcttggatcgctttctttctttctcacttgctcttgtgatcaacactcaattgtaatcaaggcaagaggcaccaattgtgtggtggcccttgcggggaagttttgttcccggcttttgatttgagaagagaaagctcactcggtccga harbors:
- the LOC103641187 gene encoding (E)-beta-farnesene synthase-like isoform X1 yields the protein MTTSVPVPLASQPQAPQRKPRTYTPSPWGDFFLHHTPCTPSQLLSMKERAKVKEQQVRQIIQETMASSNLLRKLELVDTLQRLGVDYRYYEEIDQLLRSVYDDGDKDGGGSDDLYLTSLRFYLLRKHGYTTSSDVFEKFRDERGSVSSDDASCLLMLYDAAHTRTHGEEILDDIIAWSKSRLQSLLEEKNLEPELAEEVRCALETPRFRRVKRVEARRYISAYEKKGGRDGTILEFAKLDYNISQAIYCDELKELTVWWKDFQSHIDMRFTRDRLVELHFWMLGVIHEPYYSYSRIMMTKFFIFGNFFDDLYDNYGTTEESDVFTAAMERSVTFISNYYTASIISGVDKIFTISLIKKIHNDDRWDEQIAHQLSAGLKVLLASILNATNKIEEELKLQGNMHAELVKKMVIDTAKSYHAEVKWRDEHFVPATVEDHLQISIPSSGCMQITNLALISSRGNMTTREDVEWVFTFPKIVRGACIVGRICNDIMSHEREQASLDHVASTVQTCMKQYGVTTEEANEKLRAVIEMAWMDIVQDNLEQERPIALLDTMINVARIADFIYKREDAYTLSFSLKGIIGSMYVYSV
- the LOC103641187 gene encoding (E)-beta-farnesene synthase-like, whose translation is MTTSVPVPLASQPQAPQRKPRTYTPSPWGDFFLHHTPCTPSQLLSMKERAKVKEQQVRQIIQETMASSNLLRKLELVDTLQRLGVDYRYYEEIDQLLRSVYDDGDKDGGGSDDLYLTSLRFYLLRKHGYTTSSDVFEKFRDERGSVSSDDASCLLMLYDAAHTRTHGEEILDDIIAWSKSRLQSLLEEKNLEPELAEEVRCALETPRFRRVKRVEARRYISAYEKKGGRDGTILEFAKLDYNISQAIYCDELKELTVWWKDFQSHIDMRFTRDRLVELHFWMLGVIHEPYYSYSRIMMTKFFIFGNFFDDLYDNYGTTEESDVFTAAMERWDEQIAHQLSAGLKVLLASILNATNKIEEELKLQGNMHAELVKKMVIDTAKSYHAEVKWRDEHFVPATVEDHLQISIPSSGCMQITNLALISSRGNMTTREDVEWVFTFPKIVRGACIVGRICNDIMSHEREQASLDHVASTVQTCMKQYGVTTEEANEKLRAVIEMAWMDIVQDNLEQERPIALLDTMINVARIADFIYKREDAYTLSFSLKGIIGSMYVYSV
- the LOC103641187 gene encoding (E)-beta-farnesene synthase-like isoform X2; amino-acid sequence: MTTSVPVPLASQPQAPQRKPRTYTPSPWGDFFLHHTPCTPSQLLSMKERAKVKEQQVRQIIQETMASSNLLRKLELVDTLQRLGVDYRYYEEIDQLLRSVYDDGDKDGGGSDDLYLTSLRFYLLRKHGYTTSSDVFEKFRDERGSVSSDDASCLLMLYDAAHTRTHGEEILDDIIAWSKSRLQSLLEEKNLEPELAEEVRCALETPRFRRVKRVEARRYISAYEKKGGRDGTILEFAKLDYNISQAIYCDELKELTVLVELHFWMLGVIHEPYYSYSRIMMTKFFIFGNFFDDLYDNYGTTEESDVFTAAMERWDEQIAHQLSAGLKVLLASILNATNKIEEELKLQGNMHAELVKKMVIDTAKSYHAEVKWRDEHFVPATVEDHLQISIPSSGCMQITNLALISSRGNMTTREDVEWVFTFPKIVRGACIVGRICNDIMSHEREQASLDHVASTVQTCMKQYGVTTEEANEKLRAVIEMAWMDIVQDNLEQERPIALLDTMINVARIADFIYKREDAYTLSFSLKGIIGSMYVYSV